One genomic segment of Sorex araneus isolate mSorAra2 chromosome X, mSorAra2.pri, whole genome shotgun sequence includes these proteins:
- the LOC101559127 gene encoding diphosphoinositol polyphosphate phosphohydrolase 3-beta produces MKCKPNQTRTYDPEGFKQRAACLCFRNEREDEVLLVSSSRYPDRWIVPGGGMEPEEEPGGAAVREVYEEAGVRGKLGRLLGVFEQNQDRKHRTYVYVLTVTEILDDWEDSLSIGRKREWFKIEDAIKVLQCHKPVHAAYLEKLKLGGSPTNGNSVAPALPDSAP; encoded by the coding sequence ATGAAGTGTAAGCCGAACCAGACGCGCACCTACGACCCGGAGGGCTTCAAGCAGCGGGCGGCGTGCCTGTGCTTCCGGAACGAGCGCGAGGACGAGGTGCTGCTGGTGAGCAGCAGCCGCTACCCCGACCGCTGGATCGTGCCCGGAGGGGGCATGGAGCCCGAGGAGGAGCCGGGCGGCGCGGCGGTCCGGGAGGTGTACGAGGAGGCGGGCGTCAGGGGCAAGTTAGGCCGGCTCCTCGGCGTCTTCGAGCAGAACCAAGACCGCAAGCACCGCACCTACGTGTACGTCCTGACCGTCACCGAGATTCTGGACGACTGGGAAGATTCGCTGAGCATCGGCAGGAAACGCGAGTGGTTCAAGATCGAAGATGCCATCAAGGTCCTCCAGTGCCACAAGCCCGTGCACGCCGCATATCTGGAGAAACTGAAGCTGGGCGGCTCCCCGACCAATGGCAACTCCGTGGCCCCGGCGCTGCCAGACAGCGCTCCCTAG